In Anolis carolinensis isolate JA03-04 unplaced genomic scaffold, rAnoCar3.1.pri scaffold_15, whole genome shotgun sequence, the DNA window GAAAGATTGCCTGGCACTGGGATGAGTGGCCCCAGATGGCCTGGAGGCTCCTCCTGATGATTGAGGAACAAATAGCTCCTCAAAGAAAGGTCCATCATTTTGCTGCTGAAGAATATTACCTCTCAGGGAGATCCCAACCATCACCttgtcctcgtcctcctcctcacCTTGTACTTCCTGAAGACGGTCTGGACCAGCTTGGCGGCCTCGTAGAGCTCCCGCTGTTCGTGGTCGGAGAGGGTCAGCTGGGCGAAGTCGCTCTCGACCTTCTCGCTGGTGGAGGCGCTGAGGAACTCGGACCAGTCGGTGGCTGATGGGAGGCTGGGCTTCTCAAAGGCCAGGGCGCTGACCGGGGAGCCGGCGGGGCTCTGGCTGGTGTGGGAGGGGGGACTGGGGGCTGCCCCGTAGAGGCTTCTGTGGCGGCCGGAGAAAGAGAAGCAGGGTTCAGAGTCCCATAGAGCCCAGTGGCGCCCCTGCCCAACCCCAGCTCCCAAAGGGAAGGCCACCCCTCGACAGACCTGATCTGGGCAGCGCTGGGCAAGTGGTCGATGTCCGCCAGGTAACTGGCCAGCCAGCTCATGGAGGCGCCGAGGGCCGTGCCCCCACTCCGCTCAGCCAGGGGCCCCTCCGCCGGCGCCAGGCTCTCCCCACGCTTGATGCGCTCCGGCGTGGCCTCGATGATGTGCTCCGCCAGCGTCATCATGGTCACCTGCGGAGAGCAAGAAGGCATGGTTCTTGGAGTGGCAGAGGCAAGTCAATCACGGACAGAAGGACCAAGAGGGAGTGATGTGAGTGGTGGGCCCTCAAACCCACTTGTTGGCTCATACTGGGGTCCACTCATTTTTGCAGCCTCAAGAGAGGTGTTTCGAAGCTTTGGAAACAATCAACCCCAGGCTGCCAATCGTGGCTGCCTCCTCCCCTGGACTTTCTAGATATACCTGGAGGTCGTCCACGTGGTGCAAGCCGTCTTCGCTGTCCGCGGCGTCCTGGAAGGCCAGCAGCTCCGCTTCCACCGTCTCCTGCTCTGGCATCGGATCCCGTTGCGGATGCAGCCGCTGGGCCGCTGCCGTGTCCCTGGCCATGGCTCCGTAGCCCACCTTCGGACCCCATTTGATCCCAGAAGCACCGCTTCGGTAGTGGCCCCCGGCCTCAGCGCCCGCCTCCTGCGGGTGGTACTCCCTGCCTGTGATCCGGGGCCCGGGACTCTCGGGAAGGGAGGCGGGCCTGGCGGAGCTGACGGGGGGCTTGCGGGCGCAGGGCTGCTCCAGGCTGAGGGCCGTAGACAGAAGCCTCTCCTGCCGGGCCGAGGAGAAGTACTCGGGATTTAGCTTGTGTTTCTTGGGTGCCGGGTAGTCCTTGTGGCTCTCGCTGCTGTAGTAACTGGAGGGCTCAGATCGGGGCCGCCGCAGCTCTGCAAGAGGAAAGATCAGGAGATCAGAGATCAAGTGGCTGCCTGTTGCCCTGTCTGCTCAGCTTCCAGACCGATCCTTGAGAGGCAAGTGAGGTGGGAAGAACCCCACTCAGTACCTGTGTTGGGAGCGGAGATGACCGTGACGCCCTTCTGGGGCTCTTGGGAGGCCACCATTTCACTGTGCCACTGGGCCATCCAGGTCTCCCCAGTGGTGGTAGCGGCGGGAGGGGGCTCCTCCTGGTGGGGCGGGCAGAGGACGCGTGGGGCCTGGCGCAGTGgggcctgctcctcctcctcctggcgctGCATCTGCTCCAGGCCCTCGGCCAGCTTGACGTGGCCCCGGGAGCGGGCAATGGCCAGCGGTAACCGGCCGAGGGAGTCCGGGATGGAGAGGGCCCGGCGGTCCCACTTGTAGAGCACCACTGCCGCCTCCATGTGGCCCAAGGCGCAGGCCCACATCtgcggggagggagagaagggggacACACGACAGAGAGGGGTCAGCAAAGAGGAAGGAGTTATAGAGCTTTTGCAGGGAGACCCAGTTGGCCAAATCTGCAAAACTATAGGACAACGAGGAGCAAACGCTCCGGAGCAAAGGCAGGGGGTCTGCTACATACCAGTGGCGTGCAGGAGAAGTGGTCCACGTTCAGAGGGTCCACCTCCAGTTCCAGGTCAATGCTGTCGGCGTGTTTGGTGCTGAGAGGAGACAAAAGTGGGAGGGTCACTCAGACTCTCAAGTGAAGGCTTGCCTGAACCCGCCTTCTTCGTCTCCCGCCCAAAGCCCCCTCGTGCATGTCAGAGTGGCTTTGCtaggcacacgcagcagaagtcactGGCGATGAAGCTCTGGGTAAATAACAACGCTGCAGTCTTCGGTTATCTATCAAAATGTTTACTTACAAACGAAATtccacaagacaatacacagctctcacgcaggcacacacgggaagggaaagagataggaagtagagggctatttatctcatcctctgctgtctgatgcaatacaaacttaaccctttacacactggtatagcaagtagcacacagtgtatgatgcaatcctCAGTACACATTGCACAactgactcaattacatttaaacaactctatatacaatcattcccacttcaacagtgcAGGTCCTCACCGCCACTTGAGGAGGGTCTGGATGAGGGTGGCGTAGCCCTGTGCGGCGGCCAGGTGGAGCAGGGTCATGCCCCGGAAGGTCTTGGAGTGGATGAGGTGCTTGGACCTGGCCCAGCAGGCCCGGCTCATCATCTTCTCGCAGACGACCACCACCCGGCTCTCGAAGCAGTGTCCCGCGGCAGAGCCCATCCCCGAGGCGCACtgcgagggagaaaaggaagcagGGTCAGCAGGGCGGTGCAGAGATGGGTCACGAGACCAAAGCGGGGAACCCAATAGAGCACGTACCTGTGCTTGGCTGCCCCCATTACCACCACCACTGCCGccaccacttcctcctcctcctcctccgctgctGGCCGGTGCCTTGTGCTGCTGGGAGCCGGTAGTCATCTCGGCCATCCGCCTCTCCATCTGCTCCAGGCGCTCCAGGATGGACATTCGGAACTGGTTCTCTGCACCAAAAAtgggggaagagaggaagggtgAGGAGGGCTGCCAACCCCTGGCCCCTTTACATGCTCCCTTTCGAGGCCCTTTAGGAGACTGGTTCCCTCCCATCGTCCCCATGCGCCCTGATATGCTCACCGTCAAGGGAGAGCCAGTCATGCTGCGAGGAGGGCAGGGTGGGCAGCGCCCGGGCCTTGTACTCAAAGACCACCGAGTTGGAGATGACCTGGTTGTTGAAGGCCACTTGCAGGGTCACCAGCCCTGTGTCGTGCGCTGGAGAACAATGTGGGGAATTAGagtctgatatttatttatttacagtatttatattccgcccctctcaccccaaaggggactcagggcggatcacattatatacatatagagaaaacattcaatgctcatatacacatagaaccgagacagacatagaggcaatttaaccttctcctgaggggatataTACAGGAAGTTTGAGCAGGAAAACTTTAGAACTGTCTTTTGAGGATTGTGGAAAGACGGAATAAACCACTCGTCTCCAGCAATGtattgttgtgagcttgattttaACTCCAAGATGttctagagcaatgatgggcaagcttttgcgcttggtgtgtcaaaattcaccaaaaaacctagcatgacttgtgtggtgtgtcactttgagaaaaaaaaacataatttcgcaatatgtatagtttaaataacaaacatgtataattgtaatatataacggtacagtagagtctcacttatccaagctaaacgggccggcagaagcttggataagcgaatatcttggataataaggagggattaaggaaaagcctattaaacatcaaaataggttatgatcttacaaattaagcaccaaaacatcatgttatacaacaaatttgatagaaaaagtagttcaatacgcagcagtgttatgttgtaattactgtatttacaaatttagcaccaaaatatcacgatatattgaaaacattgagtacaaaaatggtttggataatccagaaacttggataagtgaggcttggataagtgagactctactgtatttaataaatcaaaaactatttactaccattatttccatgtacaacaatctatggtacctcttgcagtttccacactgatttttctctattctggtttcaaagtacagtagagtctcacttatccaacataaatgggccggcagaatgttggataagtgaatatgttggataataaggagagattaagaaaaagcctattaaacatcaaaataggttatgatcttacaaattaagcaccaaaacatcatgttatacaacaaatttgacagaaaaagtacagtagagtctcacttatccaacgttctggattatccaacgcatttttgtaatcaatgttttcaatatatcatgatattttggtgctaaattcgtaaatacagcaattactatatagcattactgtgtattgaactactttttctgtcaaatttgttgtctaacatgatgttttggtgcttaatttgtaaaatcataacctaatctgatgtttaataggcttttccttaatctctccttattatccaacatattcgcttatccaatgttctgctggcccgtttacgttggataagcgagactctactgtagttcattacgcattaatgctatgttgtaattactgttgtaatgaatttagcaccaaaatatcatgatatattgaaaacattgactacaaaaatgcgttggataatccagaatgttggataagtgaaactctactgtagtcatgaatagtgaataatataaaaataatataatggtaataatatgataatatactacaataataatagaataataatagaatgatataatatatatataaatgtaatgtgcataattcccatggagtaaacaacaaaaccaatggaccaaatcacaccaaatttggccacaaaagacatagtcatccaatcaatctgcatgcggcagcatgtcagcaaaaatggctaggcgtgtcagtgctgacacgcgtgtcataggttggccatgcACTGTTCTAGAGTCTGACACAAGCTGTCTGTGGGACCCTCCCGACGCCTGGGATGCAAGAGGCCTGCTCACCCCACAGCTAGAGCCCCAATCCTATGCCTCACCTGGGCAGTAGCAGCGCAGGACCCCTGGCTGGATCAGGGAGGCCGGGACCGAGACCTGGTCGAAGAGGCAGCTGTAGTTGTTGCTGGCCTCCTGCCACGGGCCGGTGATCAGCACCTTCACGCCCCcctaagaggaggagaagcaagcaGAGAAGAAAGGGGAGGGGGTGTCAGGATATGCCATTGCCCTCGGCGGCTCACCATATTTGACCCCTGAAAAGGCCGCTCCAAGGGGACAATTTGCAGGGAAACCACATGTGTTGCCCACCAATGAGCTGACCCATTGGGAGGGTCCTGTCTCGGCACCTCCTTTAAAACTAGATATTGCAGGGTCTCACCAGTGGAGTTTGGGGGTCTCACCTCTGGGTAGGACCATTCGGGTGAGTAGTCCGTCACCATGAAGAGGCGCCCACTCTGCTGGAGCATTCCCAGGGTGCCTTGGGCTGctgccgccgctgctgccgccgccgacACCACCTCGGTGACATGCATGTAAGCCATGGCACTAGCCCCGTTTTCAGTGACGCCGAGGTGGAGGCCGGCTTGCTGGGGGCTGCAGCAGGGGATGCACATCTCGGGGGCCTGTCCGTAGGAGGCGCCGGCACTGCCCCGGTTGCCCTCCTCAGCGGACTGGGCCATGGCGGCCCCCTCCCCAGAGACCAGCTGGTGTCCGTAGAGCGCGCCGCCCCCGCCCTCCACCGAGATGAAGTCGTTGATCAGGTCGGAGAACTGGTTGCTGAAGGAGATGTCGAAGTGGTCCAGGCTGAGCTCCATGTTGGAGGAGCCGCCCAGGGCCGGGTGGGCCACGGGGTACAGGCCGGGCACCATGTTGCCCTGGAGCACCGGGAGGTTCCCGTTCCGCAGGGTCCCGTTGGCCTCGGGCGGCAGGTAGTGCTCCGCCCCACAGGCCTGCAGCTCCCCGGCCTTGAGCAGCCCCTCGGCGCCTTCCCCGTGGGACGAGGTCTCCATGGGCACCTCCCCATCGGCCGCCATGCCCTGGAAGCCGGCCTGGAACTGCATCAGCTGGAGCGAGGAGCTGGGCTCCATGGCGCCGTTGCAGTGGGAGGCGCCTGGCGGGGAGGCCTCCGTCTTGATGCTGGGGAGGCCCATGGGTCCCACAAAGGAGCCGTTCCCCTCAGCCAGGCCACTGCCGTGGGGGCCAGACTCCATCGGGAGGGGTTTGCTGGGGGCCTCCTGCAGGAAGAAGCTGGGCGAGGGGCTCTGGTGGACGTGGGGGCTCTGGACAGAGGGGCCGAAGCCCGAGGAGGAGGACGAGTAGTCTTTGTTGGAGTCGATAGCGCTGAAGTCCATCTGCTCCAAGGTGGTGCTGGGGCTGAGTCCGCCGCCGGAGGGGAGCAAGCTGGGGCCGGGGGCCAGggtcagagagttggaagaggccgaggaggaggaagcggaggaggaggaggaggaggacaacgaggaggaggaggacgaggaggaggaggaggaggaggacgatgaAGAGGTGTAAGCAGCAGCCACGGCAGCCTCCTTGGAGATCTGCTGCTCGAAGGAGGTGTCCTCGGTCTTGATCTCCTTGACCAGGCCGGCGCTGAAGCCAAAACTGCGCTCAGAGGTGGGAGAATGCCGCAGGTTGGGACCCAGACCGCCATCACCCTTGGGACCCCCTCCGCCATAGGTCTGGCCCTGCTTGGGGTTGTTGAGGAAGCAGTCAGGATCAAAGTTCATGGTAGTCTCCGGGATCTTCCTCCCGCTGTCCAGGGTGGTGGAGAGCACCAGCTCCTCCGAGACGCCGGCTGGCAGGATGGACAGGCCCTCGGAGCCACCGGCCGTCGTCGTCGGGAAGGCAAACTTGTGGCCGTCGGAGCTGACCGCCAGGACCAGCCCTTGCGCCGCTGCTGTGGCGTCCGAGGGAAGCAGGTGCGGGTTGGGGCCGGCGGAGGGAGACATGGCGTAGACGGCCTCGCTGGTGATGTCCGACATGAAGACGGCGGCGGCGCTCTGGGAGAGACTGCCCATGACCGAGGCCACGGCGGCCATGCTGGAGACGCCCGAGACGACGGCGGGGCTGTCGGCCGCGTCCGGGTCGCTGTTGAGGCCGCTGCTGATGGAGACCGGGGAGTTCTGGGTGGTGTCCGGGACTTCGACCTGGTTGGTGGAGGAGACCTCAGTGCTGTTCTGGTGGAGCAGCACCGGCTTGGCCACCTTGCCGTTGCGCTTCTCCCGCCccccggaggaggaggccttgctGCCGTGGCTGTGCTCGTTCTTGCCCTCGGAGACGTCGTTGTTCTGCACCTCGGAGTGGGCCCCATAACCCCCCGACCGCGGCTCCACCTTCGGAGAGATGATCCGGTGTTTGGCACTGTTGCACTTGTGGTGCACGCTGCTCCCTGCACCTGTGGAGAGGAAGAGATGGGAGAGGAAGGGTCAGGTCGGCAGAGGCTCCACCCAAGAGGACACAACAAGCAGGCCTCCCACAGACATACCAAGAGAATTTGAATAGCCATTGGGTTTCAAGGTCTGGTTGAAACACAAGGTCTCTGTGTGTGTCCCCTTTGTTCGGACCTCCTACGTGTATCAGCTGCTTTGCTCAAGGaaggaggtctgggtcatggtgGGTCAGTGGTCTGGTAGGACCTTTGGTCCAACTCTTGGCACCTCTTTTCCTGGGGGTCTCCTGCCTCCTCCACTCTCCCCCACCCTCAATGTCTCAAGAGACTGAACCTCAGGGCTTGTTCTCCTAGTTCTAAGGGGTCAAGATCAGACAAAGGTGTCCCTGAGCTCCTTTGATGGAAACCCACCTTTGGGTCTAAGAAATCCCTCTGGGGCTCACAGCTGGGGGAGTTGAGAGGCCATGCAAGGGCACATGCTTCACGCCTACCACAGTCGGGATTGGAAATGCAGGGATCAGGAGTGCCTGCCTGTCCCTGTCCCTgcctctcccctccttcctcGACCTCGAAGGGGAAGGGCTGTTGCCTCTGGGACTCCTCACCCAAGTTTCCGGTGCAGAGGCAGTTGTGCGTCCGAGGCTGAGGTTTGGTCTGGTGGCTCTCCAGGATCTGCTGCACCAGCTGCTCCACCGAGAAGCCCGAGCTGCTGTTCCCGTTGCTGCAGGTCCACTTGATGCCGTGGACTGTCCAAGGGACGGGAATGAGAGAGAGCCGTTGAGAGAAGGGCTGGGGCAGAGGCCCGGcggccccctccccaaaccaggccCCAAGGGGAACTGCTGCTCAGTGCCTTCTGTGCCCCAAGCGCCTTCTCCCAAAAGGTGAACAGGGCTCAACTCGGGGAGGATGGGTGACAGGCAGCACAGAAGAGGTAAACGGGCAGGTCAGGAATACTTGGCTATTCCAAAAGGATTCAAGTCTCTTAAGGCCAGGTAATGGAGCCGATGATGCAGATGGGGAAATGCAGCATGGTAGAGTTTCAGAGGCGGTACCGGAATATCTGGCTAatccagtggtccacaagaactaaaatatgatccactGCCTTACTGTTGATATGAATAATAACACATCCCAACCAAAACTATTGTGTGTCTTTGTTttgaggcctgttcctggggttatttggggcgttgattcagaaatttgcattaGATCGACCACATCAGATCTGGatcattaaatatttatttatttatttgcgacatttatatcccgcccttctcaccccgaaggggactcagggcggtttacaagtacagtagagtctcacttatccaacactcgcttatccaacgttctggattatccaatgcatttttgtagtcaatatatcgtgatattttggtgctaaattcgtaaatacagtaattacaatataacattactgcgtattgaactactttttctgtcaaatttgttgtctaacatgatgttttggtgcttaatttgtaaaatcataacctaatttgacgtttaataggcttctccttcatctctccttgttatccaacatattcgcttatccaacattctgccggcccgtttatgttggataagtgagactctactgtatatatacatacaatatattatattatatgactatattgcaatattattagtttttttccccctgtcaggagtgacttgagaaacctgcaagtcgcttctggtgtgagaaaattggccatctgcaaggacattgcccaggggacattgcccggatgttttgatgtttttaccatccttgtgggaggcttctctcatgtccctgcatggagctagagctgatagagagagctcatctgctctctccccaggttggattcgaacctggcagccttcaggtcagcaacccaaccttcaagtcacaaggctttaacccactacaccactggggggctccaattgtattaataatactgcacgtaatataaatatacaattataatagtgaattataattattattacattgtattacatcataatactattattaatattacatgtacagtagagtctcacttatccaacacttgcttatccaacattctgaattatccaacacatttttggagtcaatgttttcaatatatcgtgatattttggtgctaaattcgtaaatacactaaatactgcatagcattactgcatattgaactacttcttctgtcaaatttgttgtataacctgatgttttggtgcttaatttgtaaaatcataacctaatttgatgtttaataggcttctccttaatccctccttattatccaacatattcgcttatccaacattctgccagccagtttatgttggttaagtgagactctactgtattattatatattattatatcattaaattgatacaggagacatagtggaaagatgtcttcctggccacATCTTcttcatatggttttctgtgggcgagtagatggtgactactggatggcatatgttctgtatcagaaactgatGCGGTCTtctcaatacaattttctgaatcagcaccccaaataaccagactgaatctaaagttgagtaAAAGTtggttcgtaacccttttggtactaatgttggtcaAAGTGGGCCGGGCTGTTAATCGTGAGCAGCAATAGATCAGTaccgaccgaaaggttggcaagtTCGAAGCCCGAATCGGATTGAGCCCTCGACCAACTGTTCGCCTAGTTTACTGTCTAgttgagctgtgagtagagaaattattgggcaagaagagcaggatataaatgttggaaataaatgaaTTAGGCACCGCTTAAAGCGGGGAGGCATTTTATGGTACCATAAAAATGCCGGCGATCACAGAACAAGGAGGGAAAATTCTgcgagcgacagcacccccctgtggtcagaatcaaGCAAAATCTCCAGTGGGAAAATGCCATCCTGTATGtctaaaacagcattgaatgtttgccatgtatgtgggtgttgtgatccgctctgagtccactttggggtgcGAATGGcggaacataaatactgtaaatcaatcaagtgatcctggtcaaaaaaaggttgggaaccactgggttaatcTATAGTGAATTCAAGTCTTTTTGGTTTGGGATTTTGCGGCGTATTCTCGATGCTCCTCCATGCGCAGATATCGAAGCATATGTCCGAAAGCAGCGCCAAGGCCCAAATATCCTGCCCCACATTGCCttgggctccttccttccttccctccctcccgatGCTTCTGTTTTGAAGGTTATAAAACTGGAAAGCCACTGAAGGGTGACAGATTGCAAAGAGAGAATTTCGGGAGGCTTAATGTAAATTACGGGCCTCTCTTGGCACATCCAATATGCAGATTGTCTCGCTTTCCCGCCccgccaaccccccccccccacagaaaGCCTCCTCTGAGCCAGCAAAGAGCGGCTGAATATAAAATACTATCAAGATGGCTCTTAACATGTCACGTTTGGCTCCCTGACACATAATGAATcagcaggaaggagggagaggaagaggagaggaaggtgaagGGGGCATCCGCAAAGAAGAAGGCACGGGATCCCATTCCAAAACTGGCGGGGATGATGGAGGTTGTGTTAtagacaggggcggttcaaccataagGCAGTTGCCTCGGGTGCCATCATTTGGGGGGCGCAATTGAGGCTGCCTCCCCCGGGTGAAGgtttcttggaaactaggcaagtggggtttatatatatgtggaatgtcagtctttgagacaagtgtgaatgttgtacatggccaccttgattagcattgaatggctttgcaacttcaaagcctgtctagG includes these proteins:
- the camta1 gene encoding calmodulin-binding transcription activator 1 isoform X4, translated to MAAENKPEDDHGNSNGSHVKIFLPKKLLECLPKCSSLPKERHRWNTNEEIAAYLITFEKHDEWLTTSPKTRPQNGSMILYNRKKVKYRKDGYCWKKRKDGKTTREDHMKLKVQGVECLYGCYVHSSIIPTFHRRCYWLLQNPDIVLVHYLNVPAIEDCGKPCGPILCSINTDKKEWAKWTKEELIGQLKPMFHGIKWTCSNGNSSSGFSVEQLVQQILESHQTKPQPRTHNCLCTGNLGAGSSVHHKCNSAKHRIISPKVEPRSGGYGAHSEVQNNDVSEGKNEHSHGSKASSSGGREKRNGKVAKPVLLHQNSTEVSSTNQVEVPDTTQNSPVSISSGLNSDPDAADSPAVVSGVSSMAAVASVMGSLSQSAAAVFMSDITSEAVYAMSPSAGPNPHLLPSDATAAAQGLVLAVSSDGHKFAFPTTTAGGSEGLSILPAGVSEELVLSTTLDSGRKIPETTMNFDPDCFLNNPKQGQTYGGGGPKGDGGLGPNLRHSPTSERSFGFSAGLVKEIKTEDTSFEQQISKEAAVAAAYTSSSSSSSSSSSSSSSSLSSSSSSSASSSSASSNSLTLAPGPSLLPSGGGLSPSTTLEQMDFSAIDSNKDYSSSSSGFGPSVQSPHVHQSPSPSFFLQEAPSKPLPMESGPHGSGLAEGNGSFVGPMGLPSIKTEASPPGASHCNGAMEPSSSLQLMQFQAGFQGMAADGEVPMETSSHGEGAEGLLKAGELQACGAEHYLPPEANGTLRNGNLPVLQGNMVPGLYPVAHPALGGSSNMELSLDHFDISFSNQFSDLINDFISVEGGGGALYGHQLVSGEGAAMAQSAEEGNRGSAGASYGQAPEMCIPCCSPQQAGLHLGVTENGASAMAYMHVTEVVSAAAAAAAAAQGTLGMLQQSGRLFMVTDYSPEWSYPEGGVKVLITGPWQEASNNYSCLFDQVSVPASLIQPGVLRCYCPAHDTGLVTLQVAFNNQVISNSVVFEYKARALPTLPSSQHDWLSLDENQFRMSILERLEQMERRMAEMTTGSQQHKAPASSGGGGGGSGGGSGGGNGGSQAQCASGMGSAAGHCFESRVVVVCEKMMSRACWARSKHLIHSKTFRGMTLLHLAAAQGYATLIQTLLKWRTKHADSIDLELEVDPLNVDHFSCTPLMWACALGHMEAAVVLYKWDRRALSIPDSLGRLPLAIARSRGHVKLAEGLEQMQRQEEEEQAPLRQAPRVLCPPHQEEPPPAATTTGETWMAQWHSEMVASQEPQKGVTVISAPNTELRRPRSEPSSYYSSESHKDYPAPKKHKLNPEYFSSARQERLLSTALSLEQPCARKPPVSSARPASLPESPGPRITGREYHPQEAGAEAGGHYRSGASGIKWGPKVGYGAMARDTAAAQRLHPQRDPMPEQETVEAELLAFQDAADSEDGLHHVDDLQVTMMTLAEHIIEATPERIKRGESLAPAEGPLAERSGGTALGASMSWLASYLADIDHLPSAAQIRSLYGAAPSPPSHTSQSPAGSPVSALAFEKPSLPSATDWSEFLSASTSEKVESDFAQLTLSDHEQRELYEAAKLVQTVFRKYKGRPLREQQEVAAAVIQRCYRKYKQYALYKKMIQAAILIQSKFRSYAEQKRFQQSRRAAVRIQQFYRSYKECGRRRQSRRAAALVQQKLRSSLLTKKQDQAARKIMRFLRRCRHSPLVDHRRYKRSERIEKGQGT
- the camta1 gene encoding calmodulin-binding transcription activator 1 isoform X1; the protein is MAAENKPEDDHGNSNGSHVKIFLPKKLLECLPKCSSLPKERHRWNTNEEIAAYLITFEKHDEWLTTSPKTRPQNGSMILYNRKKVKYRKDGYCWKKRKDGKTTREDHMKLKVQGVECLYGCYVHSSIIPTFHRRCYWLLQNPDIVLVHYLNVPAIEDCGKPCGPILCSINTDKKEWAKWTKEELIGQLKPMFHGIKWTCSNGNSSSGFSVEQLVQQILESHQTKPQPRTHNCLCTGNLGAGSSVHHKCNSAKHRIISPKVEPRSGGYGAHSEVQNNDVSEGKNEHSHGSKASSSGGREKRNGKVAKPVLLHQNSTEVSSTNQVEVPDTTQNSPVSISSGLNSDPDAADSPAVVSGVSSMAAVASVMGSLSQSAAAVFMSDITSEAVYAMSPSAGPNPHLLPSDATAAAQGLVLAVSSDGHKFAFPTTTAGGSEGLSILPAGVSEELVLSTTLDSGRKIPETTMNFDPDCFLNNPKQGQTYGGGGPKGDGGLGPNLRHSPTSERSFGFSAGLVKEIKTEDTSFEQQISKEAAVAAAYTSSSSSSSSSSSSSSSSLSSSSSSSASSSSASSNSLTLAPGPSLLPSGGGLSPSTTLEQMDFSAIDSNKDYSSSSSGFGPSVQSPHVHQSPSPSFFLQEAPSKPLPMESGPHGSGLAEGNGSFVGPMGLPSIKTEASPPGASHCNGAMEPSSSLQLMQFQAGFQGMAADGEVPMETSSHGEGAEGLLKAGELQACGAEHYLPPEANGTLRNGNLPVLQGNMVPGLYPVAHPALGGSSNMELSLDHFDISFSNQFSDLINDFISVEGGGGALYGHQLVSGEGAAMAQSAEEGNRGSAGASYGQAPEMCIPCCSPQQAGLHLGVTENGASAMAYMHVTEVVSAAAAAAAAAQGTLGMLQQSGRLFMVTDYSPEWSYPEGGVKVLITGPWQEASNNYSCLFDQVSVPASLIQPGVLRCYCPAHDTGLVTLQVAFNNQVISNSVVFEYKARALPTLPSSQHDWLSLDENQFRMSILERLEQMERRMAEMTTGSQQHKAPASSGGGGGGSGGGSGGGNGGSQAQCASGMGSAAGHCFESRVVVVCEKMMSRACWARSKHLIHSKTFRGMTLLHLAAAQGYATLIQTLLKWRTKHADSIDLELEVDPLNVDHFSCTPLMWACALGHMEAAVVLYKWDRRALSIPDSLGRLPLAIARSRGHVKLAEGLEQMQRQEEEEQAPLRQAPRVLCPPHQEEPPPAATTTGETWMAQWHSEMVASQEPQKGVTVISAPNTELRRPRSEPSSYYSSESHKDYPAPKKHKLNPEYFSSARQERLLSTALSLEQPCARKPPVSSARPASLPESPGPRITGREYHPQEAGAEAGGHYRSGASGIKWGPKVGYGAMARDTAAAQRLHPQRDPMPEQETVEAELLAFQDAADSEDGLHHVDDLQVTMMTLAEHIIEATPERIKRGESLAPAEGPLAERSGGTALGASMSWLASYLADIDHLPSAAQIRSLYGAAPSPPSHTSQSPAGSPVSALAFEKPSLPSATDWSEFLSASTSEKVESDFAQLTLSDHEQRELYEAAKLVQTVFRKYKGRPLREQQEVAAAVIQRCYRKYKQLTWIALKYALYKKMIQAAILIQSKFRSYAEQKRFQQSRRAAVRIQQFYRSYKECGRRRQSRRAAALVQQKLRSSLLTKKQDQAARKIMRFLRRCRHRAKELKRAKEPEGRGGAGGVGGGSIP